Proteins encoded together in one Xenopus laevis strain J_2021 chromosome 6L, Xenopus_laevis_v10.1, whole genome shotgun sequence window:
- the LOC108719140 gene encoding glucose-fructose oxidoreductase domain-containing protein 1 isoform X2 yields the protein MMSAAHYYPKLMSIMGNVLRFLPAFVKMKQLIQEGYVGDLQVCEVQVHSGSLLGKKYNWSCDDLMGGGGLHSVGSYIIDLLTFLTSQKAVKVHGLLKTFVKQTDHIKGIRQITSDDFCTFQMVLEGGVCCTVTLNFNVPGEFKQDVIVVGSAGRLIVTGIDLYGQRNSSSDRELLLKDSTPVSNSLLPEKAFSDIPSPYLRGTIKLVQAVRQAFQDQDDRRTWDGRPLTMAATFDDCLYALCVVDTIKKSNQIGEWQNIVIMTEEPELSPAYLISEAMRRSRMSLYC from the coding sequence ATGATGTCAGCTGCACACTACTACCCCAAGCTGATGAGCATCATGGGAAATGTCTTACGGTTTCTTCCTGCTTTTGTGAAGATGAAGCAGCTAATACAGGAAGGCTATGTAGGCGACCTTCAAGTGTGTGAGGTTCAGGTCCACAGTGGAAGTCTTCTGGGAAAGAAGTACAACTGGAGTTGTGATGATCTCATGGGTGGAGGTGGTCTGCACTCCGTAGGGAGCTACATCATTGACTTGCTGACTTTCTTAACCAGTCAAAAAGCTGTGAAAGTTCACGGACTCCTGAAGACCTTTGTGAAGCAGACAGATCATATAAAAGGTATACGTCAGATTACCAGCGATGATTTTTGTACATTTCAAATGGTGCTAGAAGGAGGAGTGTGCTGCACTGTCACTCTTAACTTCAATGTCCCCGGCGAGTTCAAGCAAGATGTCATTGTTGTAGGCTCAGCTGGTCGACTCATTGTAACAGGGATAGACCTTTATGGACAAAGAAACAGCTCCTCTGACCGTGAACTGCTTTTAAAAGACTCAACCCCTGTCAGCAACTCTCTTTTACCCGAAAAGGCATTTAGTGACATTCCATCCCCATATCTTAGAGGAACTATTAAATTGGTACAGGCCGTGCGCCAGGCATTTCAAGACCAGGATGACAGGAGAACATGGGATGGTAGGCCGCTGACCATGGCTGCCACATTCGATGACTGTCTGTATGCTTTATGCGTAGTTGACACCATTAAAAAATCTAATCAGATTGGTGAATGGCAGAATATTGTGATAATGACTGAAGAACCTGAACTGAGTCCTGCCTATTTAATTAGCGAAGCAATGCGCAGAAGCAGAATGTCTTTGTATTGTTAG